A window from Rhinolophus sinicus isolate RSC01 linkage group LG01, ASM3656204v1, whole genome shotgun sequence encodes these proteins:
- the TFF3 gene encoding trefoil factor 3: MEARLLWLLAAVLALAFSSSSGEYVGLSENQCAIPAKERVDCGYPEVTPEQCNSRGCCFDSSIPEVPWCFKPLQKSECTF; this comes from the exons ATGGAGGCCAGACTGCTCTGGCTGCTGGCAGCGGTCCTGGCCTTGGCGTTCTCCAGCTCGTCCGGGGAATATGTGGGCCTGT CGGAGAACCAGTGTGCCATCCCGGCCAAGGAGAGGGTGGACTGCGGCTACCCCGAGGTCACCCCTGAGCAGTGCAATAGCAGGGGCTGCTGCTTCGACTCCAGCATCCCCGAGGTGCCCTGGTGCTTCAAGCCGCTGCAGAAGTCAG AATGTACATTTTGA